The sequence TACAGCACTCCCTTCGTTGACGGGATACCGCCCGCCCTCGGGTCCGGCTCCGTCGCCGCCCGCAACGCTCGCGCGACGGCCTTGTACTCGGCCTCGGCGATGTGGTGCGGATCGCGCCCGTGGATCACACGCACGTGTACCGCGATCTGCGCGTGGAACGACAGCGAGTCGAACACGTGCCGGTTCAGCACGAACGGATAGTTGCCGCCAATGGTGAAGGCGTTGAACTGCTCGGGCTCCCCGACGTGCACGCAGTAGGGGCGGCCCGAGACGTCGATGGCGGCGTGGACCAGCGTCTCGTCCATCGGCACCCAGGCGTCACCGAACCGCCTGATGCCGCTCTTGTCGCCGAGTGCCTCGCGA comes from Saccharomonospora xinjiangensis XJ-54 and encodes:
- the hisB gene encoding imidazoleglycerol-phosphate dehydratase HisB, encoding MSRVGKVERTTKESSIRVELDLDGSGHVEVSTGVPFYDHMLHAFGVHGSLDLRIEAQGDVHIDAHHTVEDTAIVLGQAIREALGDKSGIRRFGDAWVPMDETLVHAAIDVSGRPYCVHVGEPEQFNAFTIGGNYPFVLNRHVFDSLSFHAQIAVHVRVIHGRDPHHIAEAEYKAVARALRAATEPDPRAGGIPSTKGVL